One window of Caloenas nicobarica isolate bCalNic1 chromosome 7, bCalNic1.hap1, whole genome shotgun sequence genomic DNA carries:
- the RAB11FIP2 gene encoding rab11 family-interacting protein 2 isoform X2, giving the protein MMLAEQAQKWFPTHVQVTVLQAKGLKPKGKNGSNDAYTIIQLGKEKYSTSVAEKTLDPIWKEEASFELPGLLMQENPEKYILYLIVMHRSLVGLDKFLGQVAISLNDIFEDKQRRKTEWFRLESRQGKRTKDRGDIKVNIQFMRNNMTASMFDLSMKDKTKSPFAKLKDKMKGRKNDGTFSDTSSAIIPSTHIPDANMEVCSGEVQMKSKPKKPFLLGPQRLSSAHSMSDLTGPHVSSEKVKSSTVGYSHLFRRQLDSFGSVDEGGSLKSPHRRTLSVDTSKMNQPDSTGDETALEAQNDPFTNVSASLPQKFATLPRQKNPFEESPATWDQNISLFSRPVDIRKEIKKEKKEKVSLFERVTGKKDSKRSDKLSNGGSESSTDLKSPSAFGETHQESFDCDSTNPFVTNFKPTSTLPSSSFNMKPSGIEDLRKTVVSYTVSWKAIGWKSFRRCCRIP; this is encoded by the exons ATGATGCTGGCAGAGCAAGCCCAGAAGTGGTTCCCGACTCACGTGCAAGTTACGGTCCTTCAAGCCAAAGGTCTGAAGCCAAAAGGTAAAAACGGCAGCAACGATGCCTACACCATCATACAGCTGGGCAAGGAGAAGTACTCCACCTCGGTGGCCGAGAAGACCTTGGATCCCATCTGGAAAGAAGAGGCCTCCTTCGAGCTCCCTGGATTACTCATGCAGGAGAAtccagaaaaatacatcttGTACCTGATCGTCATGCACAGGTCGCTGGTGGGGCTGGACAAGTTTTTGGGACAGGTGGCAATAAGTCTAAATGATATATTTGAGGAcaagcaaagaaggaaaacaga gTGGTTTCGCCTGGAGTCCAGACAAGGAAAGAGAACTAAAGACAGAGGAGACATAAAGGTCAATATTCAGTTTATGAGGAATAACATGACAGCAAGTATGTTTGATTTGTCGATGaaggacaaaacaaaatccCCTTTTGCTAAACTAAAAGACAAAATGAAGGGTCGAAAAAATGATGGGACGTTTTCGGATACATCCTCTGCAATCATCCCAAGTACTCACATACCTGATGCAAACATGGAGGTGTGTAGTGGCGAAGTACAAatgaaatcaaaaccaaaaaaacctttccttttGGGACCTCAGCGGCTATCATCAGCTCATTCAATGTCAGATTTAACGGGCCCGCACGTCTCCTCAGAAAAAGTGAAGTCCAGCACAGTTGGCTACTCTCATCTTTTCAGACGTCAGCTGGACTCTTTTGGTTCGGTTGACGAAGGCG GGAGTCTAAAATCTCCACACAGAAGGACATTAAGTGTTGATACTTCCAAAATGAACCAGCCTGACAGCACAGGTGATGAAACTGCACTTGAAGCCCAAAATGACCCATTTACCAATGTGAGTGCTTCATTACCCCAAAAATTTGCAACACTGCCAAGACAGAAGAACCCGTTTGAGGAAAGCCCAGCGACATGGGATCAAAATATAAGTCTGTTCTCCAGACCTGTCGacatcagaaaagaaattaaaaaagagaaaaaagagaaagttagTCTTTTTGAAagagtgactggaaaaaaagatagCAAGAGGTCAGATAAACTCAGCAATGGGGGATCAGAGAGTTCGACTGACTTGAAATCGCCAAGTGCATTTGGTGAAACTCATCAGGAGAGTTTTGATTGTGATTCGACTAATCCGTTTGTGACGAACTTCAAGCCTACAAGCACGTTGCCATCTTCAAG